In Candidatus Methylomirabilota bacterium, a genomic segment contains:
- a CDS encoding ArsI/CadI family heavy metal resistance metalloenzyme, with amino-acid sequence MTTVPRVHIHMTVSDLEKSRRFYERFLGVTPVKVKPGYVKFLPEFGPLNLVLADGQPGPGRGSVDHIGLQVDTREEVVRQLQRVQAAGLPVREEFGVDCCHANQDKFWVQDPDGVDWEVYVLNHDLEDESPAVTPSGCGLDLLKPSACCAPSTT; translated from the coding sequence ATGACCACCGTGCCGCGCGTGCACATCCACATGACGGTGTCCGATCTCGAGAAGAGCCGGCGGTTCTACGAGCGGTTCCTGGGCGTGACCCCGGTGAAGGTGAAGCCCGGCTACGTGAAGTTCCTGCCCGAGTTCGGCCCGCTCAACCTCGTCCTCGCCGACGGTCAGCCCGGCCCCGGGCGGGGCTCGGTGGACCACATCGGCCTCCAGGTCGACACGCGCGAGGAGGTCGTCCGCCAGCTCCAGCGGGTGCAGGCGGCGGGGCTGCCCGTGCGCGAGGAGTTCGGCGTCGACTGCTGCCACGCCAACCAGGACAAGTTCTGGGTGCAGGACCCCGACGGCGTGGACTGGGAGGTTTACGTGCTCAATCACGATCTGGAGGACGAGTCGCCCGCCGTCACCCCGTCGGGGTGCGGCCTCGACCTCCTGAAGCCGAGCGCCTGCTGCGCGCCGTCGACGACGTGA
- a CDS encoding amidase encodes MAMLDELTFLDATALAESVRAGQVKPIELVDAAIERIERLNPTLNAVVTPMYDAARRAAQGEASGPFAGVPFLLKDLVAACAGARMTWGSRLLRDFVPPYDSELVLRFKRAGLIIVGKTNTPELGLLPTTEPQLFGPCRNPWDLGRTPGGSSGGAAAAVAAGLVPFAHGNDGGGSIRIPASCCGLFGLKPTRGRNPLGPSIGDVMSGLVVEHALTRSVRDSAALLDATAGPDVGDPYWAPPPARPFAREVGADPGRLRIAFTTTAATRAPVHPDCAAAVHDAARLAASLGHEVMEAAPSVDGDLLTQSFITLWSAGCAWMVDSLAGAVGRAPSADDVEPFTWALYGLGRVQTAATYLGAIATLQRVARDVARFFAAHDVWLTPTVAEPPPALGSFDAEPDNPISALARAGMFVPFTPICNATGQPAMSVPLFWNADGLPIGTHWVGRFGDEATLFRLAAQLEAARPWASRRPPLAA; translated from the coding sequence ATGGCGATGCTGGACGAGCTGACATTCCTCGACGCGACGGCGCTGGCGGAGTCGGTGCGGGCCGGGCAGGTGAAGCCGATCGAGCTGGTGGACGCGGCGATCGAGCGGATCGAGCGCCTCAATCCGACGCTCAACGCGGTCGTGACGCCCATGTACGACGCCGCCCGCCGGGCGGCGCAGGGGGAAGCGAGCGGGCCGTTCGCCGGCGTGCCCTTCCTGCTCAAGGATCTGGTGGCGGCCTGCGCCGGCGCGCGGATGACGTGGGGCTCGCGGTTGCTGCGCGACTTCGTGCCGCCCTACGACAGCGAGCTGGTCCTCCGGTTCAAGCGGGCCGGGCTGATCATCGTCGGCAAGACCAACACGCCGGAGCTCGGTCTGCTGCCGACGACCGAGCCGCAGCTCTTCGGCCCCTGCCGCAATCCCTGGGATCTCGGTCGCACGCCGGGCGGCTCCAGCGGTGGCGCGGCGGCGGCGGTGGCTGCCGGCCTGGTCCCCTTCGCCCATGGCAACGATGGCGGCGGCTCCATCAGGATCCCCGCCTCCTGCTGCGGGCTCTTCGGGCTCAAGCCCACGCGGGGCCGCAATCCCCTGGGGCCGAGCATCGGCGACGTCATGAGCGGGCTGGTCGTGGAGCACGCGCTGACGCGCTCGGTGCGCGACAGCGCCGCGCTGCTCGATGCCACCGCCGGCCCCGATGTCGGCGATCCCTACTGGGCACCGCCGCCGGCGCGCCCCTTCGCCCGGGAGGTGGGTGCCGATCCCGGCCGGCTCCGCATCGCGTTCACGACGACGGCGGCGACCAGGGCGCCGGTGCACCCGGACTGCGCCGCCGCCGTCCACGACGCCGCCCGGCTGGCCGCCTCGCTCGGCCACGAGGTGATGGAAGCGGCGCCGTCCGTGGACGGCGATCTCTTGACCCAGTCGTTCATCACCCTCTGGTCGGCCGGTTGCGCGTGGATGGTCGATTCGCTAGCCGGGGCGGTGGGCCGTGCGCCCAGCGCCGACGATGTCGAGCCGTTCACGTGGGCGCTCTACGGGCTGGGACGTGTCCAGACCGCGGCGACGTACCTGGGCGCCATCGCCACGCTCCAGCGCGTCGCCCGCGACGTGGCCCGCTTCTTCGCGGCGCACGACGTGTGGCTCACGCCGACCGTGGCCGAGCCGCCGCCGGCGCTGGGCAGCTTCGACGCCGAGCCCGACAACCCGATCTCCGCGCTCGCGCGAGCCGGGATGTTCGTGCCCTTCACGCCCATCTGCAACGCGACGGGACAGCCGGCGATGTCCGTCCCGCTCTTCTGGAATGCGGACGGCCTGCCGATCGGCACGCACTGGGTGGGACGCTTCGGCGATGAAGCCACGCTCTTCCGGCTGGCCGCCCAGCTGGAAGCGGCGCGCCCCTGGGCCTCCCGCCGCCCACCGCTCGCTGCGTGA
- a CDS encoding fumarate hydratase, protein MARPIPVKLIEDTARELTARAAIDIPPDYREGVRRARDAEQNKLARFVLTEMLANWELATAERRPMCADTGLPRYYVRVGNEAAIEGGFVALERALRKATAEATATIPLRPNRVHPLTRVDHNNNVGMHAPEVTYAFEPGGEFIDLTTVHKGGLFGSDYRMLFPSDGIGGIKRFFIDTLVEFGRRGLACQPAIVGVGIGGSKDTCVRLGKEAACLRVVGSRNPDPAIAKLEEELTRLGNYIGIGAMGFAGSSLVVATHIEVAYSHTGGMPIAMHSFCLSSRRATARIRPDGLVEFRTDPQWFTDYYRRQGIE, encoded by the coding sequence ATGGCGCGACCCATCCCGGTCAAGCTGATCGAGGACACTGCCCGCGAGCTCACGGCCCGGGCGGCCATCGACATCCCGCCGGACTACCGCGAGGGCGTCCGCCGGGCGCGCGACGCCGAGCAGAACAAGCTCGCGCGCTTCGTGCTCACCGAGATGCTGGCGAACTGGGAGCTGGCCACCGCCGAGCGGCGGCCGATGTGCGCCGACACGGGCCTGCCGCGCTACTACGTCCGCGTCGGTAACGAGGCGGCGATCGAGGGTGGGTTCGTGGCCCTCGAGCGCGCGCTCCGCAAAGCGACGGCCGAGGCCACCGCCACCATCCCGCTCCGCCCGAACCGCGTGCATCCGCTGACCCGGGTGGATCACAACAACAACGTGGGGATGCACGCGCCCGAGGTCACGTACGCGTTCGAGCCCGGCGGGGAGTTCATCGACCTCACCACCGTCCACAAGGGCGGCCTCTTCGGCTCCGACTACCGCATGCTCTTCCCCAGCGACGGGATCGGCGGCATCAAGCGCTTCTTCATCGACACGCTGGTGGAGTTCGGTCGCCGGGGGCTCGCCTGCCAGCCGGCGATCGTCGGCGTCGGCATCGGCGGCTCCAAGGACACCTGCGTCCGGCTCGGCAAGGAGGCGGCCTGCCTGCGGGTGGTCGGCAGCCGCAACCCCGATCCCGCGATCGCCAAGCTCGAGGAGGAGCTGACGCGGCTGGGCAACTACATCGGCATCGGGGCCATGGGCTTCGCCGGCAGCTCGCTGGTCGTGGCCACCCACATCGAGGTGGCGTACTCGCACACCGGCGGGATGCCGATCGCCATGCACAGCTTCTGTCTGTCGTCGCGGCGTGCCACCGCGCGCATTCGTCCCGACGGTCTGGTCGAGTTCCGCACCGACCCTCAGTGGTTCACCGACTACTACCGTCGCCAGGGCATCGAGTGA
- a CDS encoding virulence factor, whose product MATYQIIAWRGIPASVEVRDERETVTRELSERFQMLIDSAAMQLGLHEADAYIEQWSRSEAQQRPGPAPQVADAVVAELEDRFPEFIGLAFRHS is encoded by the coding sequence ATGGCCACGTACCAGATCATCGCCTGGCGGGGGATTCCCGCGAGCGTCGAGGTCCGCGACGAGAGGGAGACCGTCACCCGCGAGCTCTCCGAGCGCTTCCAGATGCTGATCGACTCGGCGGCGATGCAGCTCGGGCTGCACGAGGCCGATGCCTACATCGAGCAATGGAGCCGCAGCGAGGCGCAGCAGCGGCCGGGACCGGCGCCGCAGGTCGCCGACGCGGTCGTGGCCGAGCTGGAGGATCGCTTCCCGGAGTTCATCGGGCTGGCCTTCCGGCATTCGTGA
- a CDS encoding fumarate hydratase C-terminal domain-containing protein — protein MTAPAIERLDDVAMDQVRLTTPVGDADLARLKLGDVVYLDGFVYTAREGVYRKVVEQGQGLPASVTRLTNVNFHCSPAATVRPDGAYVVEAVTATASFRFGRSMARWFECSGAKVIVGKAGLTELAYREWFVPHGAVYLTTVGYGLGAAYGKCITGVREVHWLEELGIAQALWVLEVERLGPFLVEGDREGRSLFALANREINRRLDDVYRGLPKYAMSRFGESTPQDEIV, from the coding sequence GTGACGGCCCCGGCGATCGAGCGGCTGGACGACGTGGCGATGGACCAGGTGCGTCTGACCACGCCGGTGGGCGACGCCGACCTCGCCCGGCTCAAGCTCGGCGACGTGGTTTACCTCGACGGCTTCGTCTACACCGCACGCGAGGGCGTCTATCGGAAGGTCGTGGAGCAGGGGCAGGGGCTGCCGGCGAGCGTCACGCGCCTGACCAACGTCAACTTCCACTGCTCGCCGGCGGCGACGGTGCGCCCCGACGGTGCCTACGTCGTGGAGGCGGTCACGGCGACGGCCTCCTTCCGCTTCGGCCGGTCGATGGCGCGCTGGTTCGAATGCTCCGGGGCCAAGGTCATCGTGGGCAAGGCGGGGCTCACGGAGCTGGCCTACCGCGAGTGGTTCGTTCCCCATGGCGCGGTCTATCTCACCACCGTCGGCTACGGGTTGGGGGCCGCCTACGGCAAGTGCATCACGGGGGTCAGGGAAGTCCACTGGCTCGAGGAGCTGGGGATCGCCCAGGCGCTGTGGGTGCTGGAGGTCGAGCGACTCGGCCCGTTCCTCGTCGAGGGCGACCGCGAAGGCCGGAGCCTCTTCGCGCTGGCCAACCGCGAGATCAACCGGCGCCTCGACGACGTCTACCGCGGGCTTCCGAAGTACGCCATGAGCCGTTTCGGCGAGAGCACGCCTCAGGACGAGATCGTCTAG
- a CDS encoding MoaD/ThiS family protein, whose product MSRVDTATATIPVEVVSWVTKFTGGEGTGRQIFEEPLTGGATVRSVLAGLSGRFPELQAALWHGNEIGEHIEVLVNDAVLGVSHGLDSRVGRGDRITLLGQYMGG is encoded by the coding sequence GTGAGCCGCGTCGACACGGCCACGGCGACCATTCCCGTCGAGGTCGTCAGCTGGGTGACCAAGTTCACCGGGGGCGAGGGGACGGGCCGGCAGATCTTCGAGGAGCCCCTCACCGGCGGCGCCACCGTGCGCTCGGTGCTGGCCGGCCTCTCGGGGCGCTTCCCCGAGCTGCAGGCGGCGCTCTGGCACGGCAACGAGATCGGCGAGCACATCGAGGTGCTGGTGAACGACGCCGTGCTGGGGGTCAGCCACGGGCTCGACTCGCGCGTGGGGCGGGGCGACCGCATCACGCTCCTCGGGCAGTACATGGGCGGCTGA
- the arsM gene encoding arsenite methyltransferase — protein sequence MRDEIKAVVKEKYRQAALRVTGGAVSCGGGDGGCDPVTRDLYAAGETAGLPAEAVAASLGCGNPTALAALHPGEVVLDLGSGGGIDVLLSARRVGPAGQAYGLDMTDEMLALAWANAARAGVTNAAFLKGEMEQIPLPDASVDVVISNCVINLSPDKDRVLAEAFRVLRRGGRFAVSDIVVRGPVAPEIRRSVELWIGCVAGALDEAAYRAKLAKAGFVEIEVEPTRVYRVEDAREILAGAGFDVDALAPALDGTFMSAFVRARKPKERGQP from the coding sequence GTGCGCGACGAGATCAAGGCGGTCGTGAAGGAGAAGTACCGTCAGGCCGCGCTGCGGGTGACCGGCGGCGCCGTGTCGTGCGGCGGCGGCGACGGGGGCTGCGATCCCGTCACCCGGGACCTCTACGCGGCCGGCGAAACGGCGGGCCTGCCGGCCGAGGCGGTGGCCGCCTCGCTGGGCTGCGGCAACCCCACCGCGCTGGCCGCGCTCCACCCGGGCGAGGTGGTGCTCGACCTCGGTTCCGGCGGCGGCATCGACGTCCTGCTCTCGGCCCGCCGGGTGGGCCCGGCCGGCCAGGCCTACGGGCTCGACATGACGGACGAGATGCTGGCGCTGGCCTGGGCCAACGCCGCCCGCGCCGGCGTGACCAACGCGGCGTTCCTCAAGGGCGAGATGGAGCAGATCCCGCTGCCCGACGCCAGCGTCGACGTCGTGATCTCCAACTGTGTGATCAACCTCTCACCCGACAAGGATCGCGTGCTGGCCGAAGCCTTCCGCGTGCTCCGGCGGGGCGGGCGCTTCGCCGTGTCCGACATCGTGGTGCGGGGGCCGGTGGCGCCCGAGATCCGTCGCAGCGTGGAGCTCTGGATCGGGTGCGTGGCCGGTGCCCTCGACGAGGCGGCGTACCGGGCCAAGCTGGCGAAGGCTGGATTCGTGGAGATCGAGGTCGAGCCCACCCGCGTCTACCGCGTGGAGGACGCCCGGGAGATTCTGGCCGGCGCCGGCTTCGATGTGGACGCGCTGGCGCCCGCCCTGGATGGTACATTCATGAGCGCGTTCGTCCGAGCGCGCAAGCCGAAGGAGAGGGGACAGCCATGA
- a CDS encoding carboxypeptidase-like regulatory domain-containing protein, producing the protein MVHALLTVSLALWLMALALPPGADAVTAITGVVRAQNGQPLPGLALLEKGEIHNNRWDRGAPVDASGRFRIELAEGGQYGLHVYSSGYIYKPNAVKVETGKTLEVEVVLVPEPTRANDPVIKRVEFVPSETRKGKATIIKMEVADPNGDLGPQVLAFNAATGRTFAMAPPRWVWSLKSNYPDGVYQLEVDTSKAPTDPRDWHFVVADHQCNTTDILSYPHEPKPPRVIHQ; encoded by the coding sequence ATGGTCCACGCTCTCCTCACCGTCTCTCTCGCACTCTGGCTCATGGCGCTCGCGCTCCCGCCTGGCGCGGACGCGGTGACAGCGATTACGGGCGTTGTGCGGGCCCAGAACGGTCAGCCGCTCCCCGGCCTCGCGCTGCTCGAGAAAGGGGAGATCCACAATAACCGCTGGGACCGCGGGGCGCCGGTCGATGCCAGCGGCCGCTTCCGGATCGAGCTTGCCGAAGGCGGCCAGTACGGGCTGCACGTCTACTCGAGCGGGTACATCTACAAGCCGAATGCGGTGAAGGTCGAGACCGGCAAGACGTTGGAGGTCGAGGTCGTGCTCGTGCCCGAGCCCACACGGGCCAACGACCCCGTCATCAAGAGGGTCGAGTTCGTCCCGAGCGAGACGCGGAAGGGCAAGGCCACGATCATCAAGATGGAGGTCGCCGACCCGAACGGCGACCTCGGTCCCCAGGTGCTGGCGTTCAACGCGGCGACGGGACGCACGTTCGCCATGGCCCCTCCCCGCTGGGTGTGGAGCCTCAAGTCGAACTACCCGGACGGCGTGTACCAGCTCGAAGTCGACACGTCGAAGGCACCCACCGATCCCCGCGACTGGCACTTCGTCGTCGCCGATCACCAGTGCAACACGACGGACATCCTCAGTTACCCGCACGAGCCGAAACCGCCGCGGGTGATCCACCAGTGA
- a CDS encoding MFS transporter, whose protein sequence is MSRLDAWLLTLCASRTFNMLVFQTYAATLPVLRGAWGMSATEAGSISTGFQLGYAVSLMCFSSLADRVGARRVFLWSGWLSAGAALAFALLARSYLTGLALYTLVAISQGGTYTTAIMLFADRYPPNRRGAAVGWLLASSSLGYALSLLVSGAALRTGGYPLAFLLTACGPLVAVLLAWLALRTTSNVVHERARGVRFGTEVLGNGPAMRLMLGYTFHSWELLGMWAWTPAFVAAALAVAGVAGVQAVALGAYVSASFHVMGLIASSSMGRLSDRLGRRIVLLVVAATSAACSFVFGWLIGWPAGLIIAVGALYGFTALGDSPVLSTALTEAVRAPYLGSALALRSLLGFGAGAIAPLAFGAVLDATNPPGLTPTAWGWGFVTLGLGGLGATICAYGLPRVPTGGAQGEMRRWRCWTS, encoded by the coding sequence GTGAGCCGCCTGGACGCGTGGCTCCTCACGCTGTGCGCGTCGCGCACCTTCAACATGCTGGTGTTCCAGACGTACGCGGCGACGCTGCCGGTGCTCCGGGGCGCGTGGGGGATGTCGGCGACCGAGGCCGGCTCCATCTCCACCGGGTTCCAGCTCGGCTATGCCGTCTCGCTCATGTGCTTCTCCTCGCTGGCCGACCGGGTGGGGGCCCGGCGCGTCTTCCTCTGGTCGGGCTGGCTCTCCGCCGGCGCGGCGCTGGCCTTCGCGCTCCTCGCCCGCTCGTACCTGACGGGCCTCGCGCTCTACACACTGGTCGCGATCTCCCAGGGCGGCACCTACACCACCGCGATCATGCTCTTCGCCGATCGCTATCCGCCGAACCGGCGGGGGGCGGCCGTCGGCTGGCTGCTGGCCAGCTCCTCGCTCGGCTACGCGCTGTCGCTGCTGGTGTCGGGGGCGGCGTTGCGGACGGGGGGCTACCCGCTGGCCTTCCTGCTCACCGCGTGCGGTCCGCTGGTGGCCGTGCTGCTGGCCTGGCTGGCGCTCCGCACGACGTCGAACGTCGTGCACGAGCGCGCCCGGGGCGTCCGCTTCGGGACGGAAGTGCTCGGCAACGGACCGGCCATGCGACTGATGCTCGGCTATACCTTCCACTCCTGGGAGCTGCTGGGGATGTGGGCGTGGACGCCGGCCTTCGTCGCCGCCGCCCTGGCCGTGGCCGGGGTGGCCGGCGTCCAGGCGGTCGCCCTCGGCGCCTACGTCTCGGCGAGCTTCCACGTGATGGGGCTCATCGCGTCGTCGTCGATGGGCCGCCTGTCCGATCGCCTGGGCCGCCGCATCGTGCTGCTCGTAGTCGCGGCGACCAGCGCCGCGTGCTCGTTCGTCTTCGGCTGGCTGATCGGCTGGCCGGCCGGGCTCATCATCGCCGTCGGGGCGCTCTACGGCTTCACGGCCCTGGGCGACTCCCCGGTGCTCTCGACGGCGTTGACGGAGGCGGTGCGCGCGCCGTACCTTGGCTCGGCCCTGGCCCTTCGGTCGCTGCTGGGGTTCGGGGCGGGAGCGATCGCGCCGCTGGCGTTCGGCGCCGTCCTCGACGCCACGAACCCGCCGGGCCTGACGCCGACCGCATGGGGCTGGGGGTTCGTCACGCTGGGCCTCGGCGGCCTCGGCGCCACGATCTGCGCGTACGGACTGCCACGGGTGCCGACGGGAGGCGCCCAAGGGGAGATGAGGCGATGGCGATGCTGGACGAGCTGA
- a CDS encoding TIGR04282 family arsenosugar biosynthesis glycosyltransferase — MPVAVAIMAKAPRLGEVKTRLCPPLSPAEAAALYRCFLLDKIEQVRALKEAHPAVAYTPPEGRAIFEELAPGFTLVLQRGADLGTRLANTLAQLLDNGHPAAVAVDSDTPTLPSAFLQQAVDLIMRPGPDVVLGPSDDGGYYLIGVRAVRRELFDGIPWSTPSVLAETLHRAAAAGLTTACLPAWFDVDTPDDLKRLRASLAELREATPAHTAGFLAKRAGPGGAPTG; from the coding sequence ATGCCGGTCGCCGTCGCCATCATGGCCAAGGCGCCCCGCCTGGGCGAGGTGAAGACGCGGCTCTGCCCGCCGTTGAGCCCCGCCGAGGCCGCCGCGCTCTACCGCTGCTTCCTCCTCGACAAGATCGAGCAGGTGCGGGCCCTCAAGGAGGCGCATCCCGCCGTGGCGTACACGCCGCCCGAGGGCCGGGCCATCTTCGAGGAGCTGGCCCCGGGCTTCACGCTCGTGCTCCAGCGCGGCGCCGACCTGGGCACGCGGCTGGCCAACACGCTGGCGCAGCTCCTCGACAACGGCCACCCAGCCGCCGTCGCGGTCGACAGCGACACGCCGACGCTCCCGAGCGCGTTCCTGCAGCAGGCGGTCGACCTGATCATGCGGCCAGGCCCCGACGTGGTGCTGGGGCCGAGCGATGACGGCGGCTACTACTTGATCGGGGTGCGCGCCGTCCGTCGGGAGCTCTTCGACGGTATCCCGTGGAGCACGCCGAGCGTGCTGGCGGAGACCCTGCACCGCGCAGCAGCGGCCGGGCTCACGACGGCGTGCTTGCCGGCCTGGTTCGACGTAGACACGCCCGACGATCTCAAGCGTCTCCGGGCATCGCTGGCCGAGCTCCGCGAAGCGACGCCCGCGCACACCGCCGGGTTTCTGGCGAAGCGTGCCGGCCCGGGCGGGGCGCCGACGGGCTAG